A part of Gossypium hirsutum isolate 1008001.06 chromosome A07, Gossypium_hirsutum_v2.1, whole genome shotgun sequence genomic DNA contains:
- the LOC121203732 gene encoding uncharacterized protein gives MGLGLWEFFSDRSIGFRLTESSEGLFARFREQVILKRIKYNSTISIRGTRGRGTRGRDGGCGGAQVGSLALGHIPNNEAKEEPASPVTETGSHDCAAGDEATKRILDDLDCTPEQKLKGAVSLLRDEAYQWWLTVKKGTQPDQLTWEFFNNAFQGKYVGTSYVDAQRWEFLNLTQGDKYVAEYEAEFLRLSRYARGMVATEYECYVHLEDELRDNLRVLIAPQRERDFAMLVEKVKIAEDVKRAKHQNHEKVKVRNKRVWEPSSSAMGIRRRPSLMGRSELRPLLLLLDHSLVLIVEDAIKARGGNGLGRGRRALGRDIGHIEVSQSTLVYAVCCREDGDAPDIIMGTFFIHNVPYTALVDVGSTHSYIAYTVSEALGKIFLEDLMELPFGEFDLILGMDWLVNHQVSLDCATKWVILKTADVDEGCEAYLAYISVFDSEVFSVKDIRTIKDYSDVFPDKLPRLPPNREVEFGIKLLPGTAPLSIAPYRMTLKEFVELKA, from the exons ATGGGTCTTGG GTTGTGGGAGTTCTTTAGCGATCG ATCGATTGGTTTCCGTTTAACTGAATCTTCTGAAGGGCTTTTCGCACGTTTTCGtgaacag gtaatccttaagagg ATAAAGTATAATTCGACAATAAGCatcagaggtactcgtggaaggggtacaagaggtcGCGACGGAGGCTGTGGAGGTGCTCAGGTTGGATCATTGGCATTAGGCCATATACCTAACAATGAAGCTAAGGAGGAACCGGCTTCACCTGTAACTGAAACTGGGTCACACGATTGTGCAGCTGGGGACGAA gccacgaAGAGGATCTTGGATGACCTCGATTGCACCCcagagcaaaaattaaaaggtgCAGTGTCGTTGCTAAGAGATGAAGCCTACCAATGGTGGCTTACCGTGAAAAAGGGTACTCAGCCCGACCAAttgacttgggaatttttcaaTAATGCATTTCAAGGGAAATATGTGGGtactagttatgtggatgcccagaGGTGGGAGTTTCTGAATCTAACCCAGGGGGATAAATATGTGGCTGAATACGAGGCAGAATTTCTGCGACTTAGCCGCTATGcgcgtgggatggtggcaactgaatatgagtgcTATGTTCATCTTGAGGATGAGCTTAGAGATAATCTacgagttttgatagctccacagagggagcgagattttgctatGTTAGTGGAAAAGGTGAAAATCGCCGAGGATGTGAAGCGCGCTAAGCACCAGAATCATGAGAAGGTGAAGGTAAGGAACAAGAGGGTTTGGGAGCCCTCAAGTTCAGCTATGGGCATAAGAAGAAGGCCAAGTTTGATGGGCCGGTCAGAGTTGAGGCCCCTGTTGTTGCTATTGGACCATagccttgtgctgattgtggaaGACGCCATCAAA gccagaggtggaaatggtttggGCCGTGGTCGTAGAGCACTGGGCAGAGATATTGGTCATATTGAGGTGAGCCAGTCGACACTGGTTTACGCTGTATGTTGCCGAGAGGATGGAGACGCTCCAGATATTATTATGGGTACGTTttttatccataatgtaccttatactgcattggTTGATGTTGGATCTACGCACTCTTATATAGCATACACTGTGTCTGAGGCTTTGG gaaaGATCTTTTTGGAAGATTTAATGGAactcccttttggagaatttgacttgatactgggcatggattggctggtTAATCATCAAGTGAGTTTGGACTGTGCTACTAAGTGGGTGATACTGAAAACTGCGGATGTTGACgag ggttgtgaggcgtatctagcctaTATCAGTGTTTTTGATTCTGAGGTTTTTTCCGTTAAAGATATCAGAACGATTAAGGATTATTCTGATGTTTTTCCTGATAAACTACCTAGGTTACCTCCtaaccgtgaagttgagtttgggataaaGCTCTTGCCTGGTACAGCTCCAttgtctatcgccccttatagaatgacATTGAAGGAGTTTGTGGAGCTTAAAGCTTAG